From Uloborus diversus isolate 005 chromosome 8, Udiv.v.3.1, whole genome shotgun sequence, a single genomic window includes:
- the LOC129228502 gene encoding LOW QUALITY PROTEIN: uncharacterized protein LOC129228502 (The sequence of the model RefSeq protein was modified relative to this genomic sequence to represent the inferred CDS: deleted 1 base in 1 codon) — translation MHGNSFTPRSYTENSSEENKFIDLADNFHRQFKFLYPDRIRPPLYLENENGIKKLICTSLCPHNVIMPNEIREWEYCANFFSDYLDYVVLNPVVDYPKILPSLDYLLRKKKANSLETSMLLCTFLLSSGYDAYVVQGYARRHICEKLQNDMPSPDFKFKGKMLSATETDSSPPEEESKMSKYCINFEKERKLWLEGKQTVEFQKEIKVEAEDKQEIPDELFGKRVHFWVLICNCKNNEKFFIETSTGEKKLPDDSDYLGIEFAWNDRNFWYHKKISLENCQDISYDFDDELHWEAFLPNFSLENLSSGNNLHLRMPQTWLYDIEITEEQVENRYPSGGKVTKYKTAKLEKYNSRELKDGLVYKVTHYATETSEGPKISYSFYEGRKDCLEYRMVNYDKGKVKEKFSKGRNDALREHIYHMEKLPSFEESLKFYHYLRPDNLFKREWTNMWSKEYFKERTDCVVAREVSYIADDEFRGHKNIPEAEEILKKSYFPYSEQDAKSVVSEQIRHDLESNLDPSNKKSSYEVLKTSSCEPSFLKGEFSEKEVSNVEKKVSSSGISTESVSTVSEIPSETGVTSSSFDTTEELFSNTNFSEWKFKDFLNSLDEAERYATSESEPESDDDVVSKEINTKEDKGDQGGKKTNDIEKNKTGECINTTDKTEGLTTSIKTEGVKNAESSRDGATTCSEKEIDAMERKNAFNTEENEQNDISTVENSDIKTEVTDKTSSVTKTRSNSEKMVGIDKTEQSQEERIKQKNENIESYAAGHEKMLTPKNVMQNGSKNIKSKAQVNDRYETETQANRSSEMNKSNNADAFEENAQNEGKAPKNILNAKTDQDAPQVKGQNVVTDVAETEVELIDTINFEKLSDEELEIDYELFLTQIWEKYSDTRNKELFFMTHEYQKHKDMQSKRSLQTKKKVIRKRRKYDRFVQRTEKGKPDVRVFQQKTQAADEHDICSNSLFADLDLIRKINLKNVQDASKFYDLKDFEELTTKSKAENISKESMKLLDNNLNNIQHCDYTSRRLGCIKYFYSEDAATQNSIESIWFLFGTGNYRINFHYPKNHSSRKILFFSKPDQVGTEFHFSDSLCRQLLPREIAKSVGKPQLYSYLLSLIRKEVVVLRDHEKFENEMVNILATRKKEEKDINMTT, via the exons ATGCACGGAAATAGTTTTACGCCAAGGTCCTACACAGAAAATTCTTCTGAAGAAAATAAGTTCATTGACCTCGCAGACAACTTCCATCgccaatttaaatttctttatccTGACAGAATTCGACCGCCTCTATATTTAGAGAACGAAAATGGTATTAAGAAACTTATTTGCACTTCCTTATGTCCTCACAATGTTATTATGCCAAATGAGATTAGAGAATGGGAGTACTGTGCAAATTTTTTCTCGGACTATTTAGACTATGTTGTACTAAATCCAGTAGTTGATTACCCGAAGATACTTCCTTCTTTAGATTACCTTTTGAGAAAGAAGAAAGCAAACAGTCTCGAAACGAGCATGCTGCTTTGTACCTTTTTACTGTCTTCCGGATATGACGCCTATGTTGTTCAAGGATATGCAAGAAGACATATTTgtgaaaaacttcaaaatgataTGCCTAGTCCAGATTTTAAGTTCAAAGGTAAAATGCTTTCTGCAACCGAAACTGATAGCTCACCCCCAGAAGAGGAATCGAAAATGAGTAAATAttgcattaattttgaaaaagagaggAAACTTTGGTTGGAAGGCAAACAAACAGTTGAATTTCAAAAGGAAATCAAAGTTGAAGCTGAGGACAAACAGGAAATTCCAGATGAATTGTTTGGAAAACGAGTTCACTTCTGGGTTTTAATTTGTAACTGTAAAAATAACGAAAAGTTTTTTATTGAGACATCGACTGGAGAGAAAAAATTACCTGATGATTCTGACTATTTAGGAATAGAGTTTGCGTGGAACGACAGAAATTTTTGGTATCATAAGAAAATTTCTTTGGAAAACTGCCAAGATATAAGCTATGATTTTGACGACGAGCTGCATTGGGAAGCATTCCTTCCTAATTTTAGCTTGGAGAACCTTTCTTCTGGTAATAATCTACACCTTCGAATGCCACAGACATGGCTTTATGATATAGAGATAACAGAAGAACAAGTTGAAAACAGGTATCCTTCGGGTGGTAAAGTGACAAAATACAAAACagctaaattagaaaaatataattcaagAGAGCTTAAAGATGGACTTGTATACAAAGTAACTCATTACGCCACAGAAACTTCGGAAGGACCTAAAATTTCGTATTCATTCTATGAGGGACGAAAAGATTGTTTAGAATACAGAATGGTAAATTATGATAAAgggaaagtaaaagaaaaattttccaaG GGTAGAAATGATGCTCTTAGAGAACATATTTATCACATGGAGAAACTACCATCCTTTGAggagagtttaaaattttatcattacTTAAGACCAGACAACCTCTTTAAGAGGGAATGGACAAATATGTGGTcgaaagaatactttaaagaaagaacAGATTGTGTTGTTGCCAGAGAAGTTTCTTACATTGCTGATGATGAGTTCCGAGGCCATAAAAACATTCCGGAAGCAGAAGAAATCCTCAAAAAGTCCTATTTTCCTTATTCTGAGCAAGATGCTAAATCTGTTGTTTCGGAGCAAATACGTCACGATTTGGAGTCAAATTTAGACCCTAGCAATAAGAAATCATCGTATGAAGTGCTTAAAACTTCTTCATGTGAGCCTTCTTTCCTAAAAGGCGAGTTTTCAGAGAAAGAAGtttcaaatgttgaaaaaaaggtaTCATCAAGTGGTATTTCAACTGAATCAGTGTCAACCGTTTCTGAGATCCCCTCCGAAACCGGAGTAacttcatcttcttttgataCTACAGAAGAACTATTTTCAAATACCAATTTCTCCGAatggaaatttaaagattttttaaacagCTTAGACGAAGCGGAAAGATATGCTACATCAGAATCGGAACCTGAATCTGATGACGATGTCGTATCAAAAGAAATAAACACTAAAGAAGATAAGGGAGATCAAGGGGGTAAGAAAACAAACGATATAGAAAAGAATAAAACTGGTGAATGCATTAATACAACTGATAAAACAGAGGGCTTAACAACAAGTATCAAAACCGAGGGTGTAAAAAATGCCGAGTCCAGTCGTGACGGAGCAACAACTTGCAGTGAGAAGGAAATTGATGCCATGGaaagaaaaaatgcgtttaatacAGAGGAGAATGAACAAAATGACATTTCAACTGTAGAGAATTCAGATATTAAAACAGAAGTTACTGACAAAACAAGCAGTGTAACTAAAACAAGAAGTAACTCCGAAAAAATGGTGGGTATTGACAAAACTGAGCAATCCCAAGAAGAAAGGATAAAGCAGAAAAACGAAAACATAGAAAGTTACGCTGCAGGACATGAAAAGATGCTTACACcaaaaaatgtaatgcaaaacGGTTCCAAAAATATTAAGAGCAAAGCTCAAGTCAATGACAGATACGAAACTGAAACTCAAGCAAACAGAAGTTCAGAGATGAATAAATCTAATAATGCGGATGCTTTTGAAGAAAATGCACAAAATGAGGGCAAAGCGCCCAAAAATATTCTAAATGCAAAAACTGATCAAGATGCCCCTCAGGTAAAAGGTCAAAACGTAGTTACAGACGTAGCAGAAACAGAAGTGGAACTGATAGATACCATCAACTTTGAAAAGCTTTCCGACGAAGAATTAGAAATTGattatgaactttttttaaccCAAATATGGGAAAAGTATTCTGACACAAgaaataaagaattattttttatgacacaTGAGTATCAGAAACATAAGGATATGCAATCTAAAAGAAGTCTACAGACAAAGAAAAAAGTCATCAGAAAACGGAGAAAATATGATCGTTTTGTTCAAAGAACAGAAAAGGGGAAACCAGATGTGCGTGTATTTCAACAAAAAACCCAAGCAGCTGATGAGCATGACATATGCTCAAACTCACTTTTTGCCGACCTTGACTTGATAcgaaaaataaatctgaaaaatgtaCAAGATGCAAGTAAATTCTatgatttaaaagattttgaagaGTTAACCACGAAATCTAAGGCTGAAAATATTAGCAAAGAAAGTATGAAACTGTTAGATAACAACCTTAATAATATTCAGCATTGTGATTATACTAGTAGAAGATTAGGGTGCATTAAATATTTCTATTCAGAGGATGCAGCCACTCAGAATTCCATTGAAAGTATCTGGTTTTTGTTCGGAACAGGAAACTATCGCATCAATTTCCATTACCCAAAAAACCATTCTAGcagaaaaatactatttttttcaaaacccgaTCAAGTTGGAACAGAATTTCACTTTTCAGACAGCTTGTGCAGGCAATTGCTACCACGAGAAATTGCAAAAAGTGTGGGAAAGCCACAGCTCTATTCGTACCTGTTGTCCCTTATTAGAAAAGAGGTCGTTGTTTTGAGAGAccatgaaaaatttgaaaacgaaATGGTAAATATTCTTGCAACTcggaagaaagaagagaaagatATTAACATGACCACATGA